The following coding sequences lie in one Klebsiella huaxiensis genomic window:
- a CDS encoding MFS transporter has product MTIAMTKSAVRPYAVTRRVLLVCWLSILFEGYDVGVMGAVLSSMAEDAGWGLTPLELGALSSYALVGMFFGAFAAGSLSERIGRRRMLLLCVGLFSLSMIATTWAPTPLLFGVARFVGGLGLGGVIPVAAALTVEYSPPERRSYNYGIMYSGYSLGILCSALVAMWLIPHFGWRSVIGVGALPLLVLWPMSRLLPESLEYLVSRGRMIEARELSSRLGVPLPQAETPRPQQEGWRKTGSLLFSGDYLRATACFWVALFCGMLLVYGLNTWLPSIMRKSGYALGPSLLFLVVFSLASAVGGLFLGRIADRIGAKRAVALSYLVGGAGICALMFPHSLPVNILLTALAGVGSISASLILTGYLATWYPGNSRAAATGWALSFARIGAMSGPLFGAWIASSGLSLSWNFGAFALVSLVAALTVMLLPKR; this is encoded by the coding sequence ATGACCATTGCGATGACAAAGAGTGCGGTGCGTCCGTACGCCGTGACCCGCCGGGTATTACTGGTGTGCTGGTTGAGTATTTTATTTGAAGGCTATGACGTTGGCGTGATGGGGGCGGTGCTTTCCAGTATGGCGGAAGACGCTGGCTGGGGGCTGACGCCGCTGGAGCTGGGGGCGCTCAGTAGCTACGCGCTGGTGGGAATGTTCTTCGGCGCATTCGCTGCCGGTTCACTGAGCGAACGCATCGGGCGGCGGCGGATGCTGCTGCTGTGCGTCGGGCTGTTTTCGCTTTCGATGATAGCCACCACCTGGGCGCCGACGCCGCTGCTGTTCGGCGTGGCGCGTTTTGTTGGAGGGCTGGGGCTGGGCGGGGTGATTCCTGTGGCGGCGGCGCTAACCGTAGAATATTCGCCGCCGGAGCGGCGCAGCTACAACTACGGGATTATGTATTCTGGCTACTCGCTGGGCATTCTGTGCTCGGCGCTGGTGGCGATGTGGCTGATTCCCCACTTCGGCTGGCGCAGCGTGATTGGCGTGGGCGCCCTGCCGCTGCTGGTGCTGTGGCCGATGTCGCGCCTGCTGCCGGAGTCGCTAGAGTATCTGGTCAGCCGTGGGCGAATGATTGAGGCGCGTGAGCTGTCATCGCGTCTCGGCGTTCCGCTGCCGCAAGCGGAAACGCCGCGTCCGCAGCAGGAGGGCTGGCGTAAAACTGGCAGCCTGCTGTTCTCGGGTGACTATCTGCGCGCCACGGCCTGCTTCTGGGTCGCCTTATTCTGCGGCATGTTGCTGGTCTATGGTCTCAACACCTGGCTGCCGAGCATCATGCGCAAAAGCGGCTATGCGCTGGGGCCAAGCCTGCTGTTTTTGGTGGTGTTTAGCCTCGCCTCGGCGGTGGGCGGCTTGTTCCTCGGGCGCATTGCCGATCGTATCGGCGCGAAACGAGCGGTGGCGCTTTCTTACCTCGTGGGCGGCGCGGGCATCTGCGCGCTGATGTTCCCGCACTCGCTGCCGGTCAATATTCTGCTGACCGCGCTGGCAGGTGTCGGCAGTATTTCTGCATCGCTTATCTTGACCGGCTATCTGGCGACCTGGTATCCAGGCAACAGCCGCGCGGCGGCCACCGGTTGGGCGCTGAGCTTTGCGCGTATCGGCGCGATGAGCGGGCCACTGTTTGGCGCGTGGATAGCCAGCAGTGGGCTATCTCTGTCGTGGAACTTTGGCGCGTTTGCGCTGGTGTCGCTGGTCGCGGCGCTGACGGTGATGTTGCTACCGAAGCGGTAG
- a CDS encoding AraC family transcriptional regulator, with product MLINDIVSPRLSAALSHLNSSANLLFTSATLEQAGAVVGRIFKPCQVDLVDRGARADVRMHHIPMGEISLNRLRYSSRVDIAPCLMKDFFLVQMPLHGSATVVSEGQEILSGPQLATVINPEDVTRMRWEPGNDQFLLRISRSLLENMLVGQLGQPLNEPLRFETAFRWQENPAWCALIGYLLECASQGLDLEKHRLIRQQMEQLVATTLLNSHQHNYRQPADSKRSSIRPAHVRRVQEYIHAHAHETLSAEALAGIGGVSLRGLYAGFKNFLGVSPMQYLRDTRMERVRAELLSGEVNNVTGAALRWGFAHMGRFSAEYRARFGETPSQSMRKR from the coding sequence ATGTTGATCAACGATATCGTCTCACCGCGTCTGTCCGCCGCGCTTAGTCATCTCAATTCGTCCGCCAACCTGCTGTTTACCTCCGCCACGCTGGAGCAAGCAGGTGCCGTCGTAGGACGGATCTTCAAACCTTGCCAGGTGGATCTGGTCGATCGCGGCGCACGCGCCGACGTGCGGATGCACCACATTCCGATGGGTGAAATCTCACTTAACCGCCTGCGCTACAGCTCACGGGTGGATATCGCGCCGTGCCTGATGAAGGATTTTTTTCTGGTGCAGATGCCGCTGCACGGTAGCGCCACAGTGGTGAGCGAAGGTCAGGAGATCCTATCCGGTCCGCAGCTGGCCACGGTGATTAACCCGGAAGACGTCACCCGCATGCGCTGGGAGCCGGGCAACGATCAGTTTCTGCTGCGCATCTCCCGCTCGCTGCTGGAGAACATGTTGGTCGGCCAGCTTGGCCAGCCGCTGAACGAACCGCTACGCTTCGAGACCGCGTTCCGCTGGCAGGAGAACCCGGCGTGGTGTGCGCTCATTGGTTATCTGCTGGAGTGCGCCAGCCAGGGGCTGGACCTGGAAAAACACCGTCTGATTCGCCAGCAGATGGAGCAACTGGTGGCCACCACGTTGCTCAATAGCCACCAGCATAACTATCGCCAACCCGCTGACAGCAAGCGTTCCAGCATTCGCCCGGCCCACGTCCGCCGCGTGCAAGAGTACATTCACGCCCACGCGCACGAAACGCTGAGCGCGGAAGCACTGGCGGGGATTGGCGGCGTTAGCCTGCGCGGACTGTATGCGGGGTTTAAAAACTTTCTTGGCGTCAGCCCGATGCAATATCTGCGGGATACCCGTATGGAGCGGGTGCGCGCCGAGCTGCTTTCCGGCGAGGTAAACAACGTGACAGGCGCTGCGCTGCGCTGGGGATTTGCCCATATGGGGCGCTTTAGCGCCGAGTACAGAGCACGCTTTGGTGAGACGCCCAGTCAGAGCATGCGTAAGCGCTGA
- a CDS encoding cyclase family protein: MNKALLTEFSEGIAQGAIRIVDLTQTLSERFPTLQLPPQFGQAWGFKKETISHYDENGPGWYWNNFTCSEHTGTHFDAPAHWVSGREHHENTVDTINPAAFIGPAVVVDASREVAENPDWILSVDYLESWEKQHGKIPEGAWVLFRTDWSKKADDAGAFLNMRDDGAHTPGPAQATVEWLIEARNVRGFGVETINTDAGQSYAWPVPYPCHTLMHGANKYGLQCLTNLDQLPTRGAVIIAAPLKIEQGSGSPLRVLALVSE; the protein is encoded by the coding sequence ATGAACAAAGCATTGCTGACTGAATTTTCTGAGGGGATCGCTCAGGGCGCGATCCGGATTGTCGATTTAACACAAACGCTGAGCGAACGCTTCCCGACGCTGCAGCTGCCGCCACAGTTCGGCCAGGCCTGGGGCTTTAAAAAAGAGACCATTTCCCACTACGATGAAAATGGCCCCGGTTGGTACTGGAACAACTTTACCTGTAGCGAACACACCGGCACTCACTTTGATGCGCCGGCGCACTGGGTGAGCGGTCGTGAGCATCATGAAAATACCGTTGATACCATCAACCCTGCGGCGTTCATCGGCCCGGCGGTGGTGGTGGATGCCAGCCGCGAAGTAGCGGAAAATCCGGACTGGATCTTGTCGGTAGATTACCTGGAAAGCTGGGAAAAACAGCACGGTAAGATCCCGGAAGGCGCCTGGGTGCTGTTCCGTACTGACTGGTCGAAAAAGGCCGACGACGCTGGGGCGTTTCTCAATATGCGCGACGACGGCGCCCACACGCCAGGCCCAGCGCAGGCAACCGTCGAATGGCTGATTGAAGCGCGCAACGTACGTGGCTTTGGCGTGGAAACTATTAACACCGATGCCGGGCAATCCTACGCCTGGCCGGTGCCCTATCCCTGCCATACCCTGATGCACGGCGCTAATAAATATGGCCTGCAATGCCTGACCAACCTCGATCAATTACCGACGCGCGGTGCGGTGATTATCGCGGCCCCGCTCAAAATTGAGCAGGGTTCCGGTAGCCCGTTACGCGTACTGGCGCTGGTTAGCGAATAA
- a CDS encoding MarR family winged helix-turn-helix transcriptional regulator, whose translation MKSNASAISPEGGSRDVKLWLRLLSCVNIIETELRQRMREQFGSTLPRFDMLAQLDRFPDGIKMGELSRLMLVTGGNITGLADSLEKEGMAVRVYDPNDRRSCRIKLTASGKQQFDLMAAAHQGWLNELMAALPMKEKDQLYTLLGNFKSQFPGM comes from the coding sequence ATGAAATCAAATGCATCCGCTATTTCACCTGAAGGCGGCTCGCGCGATGTCAAACTGTGGCTGCGGCTGTTATCGTGCGTCAACATCATTGAAACTGAACTTCGTCAGCGGATGCGTGAGCAGTTTGGCAGCACGCTGCCGCGCTTTGATATGCTGGCGCAACTAGATCGCTTCCCGGACGGCATCAAGATGGGCGAACTGTCGCGACTGATGCTGGTGACGGGCGGCAACATTACAGGGCTTGCCGATAGTCTGGAAAAAGAGGGCATGGCGGTGCGGGTGTACGATCCCAACGATCGTCGCTCGTGTCGGATCAAACTGACCGCGTCCGGCAAACAGCAGTTTGATCTGATGGCGGCGGCGCACCAGGGCTGGCTGAACGAACTGATGGCCGCTCTGCCGATGAAAGAAAAAGATCAGCTCTATACGCTACTGGGCAATTTTAAGAGCCAGTTCCCAGGAATGTAA
- a CDS encoding LLM class flavin-dependent oxidoreductase — protein MANTKVNRILNNNKFKLGFFAANCSGGMAVTKIEDRWNNSWENNLKMAQLADEAGIEFLLPIARWIGYGGETNFHGNVLETVTWASALLAATRHISVFSTVHTSFNHPVVVAKQLATMDHIGQGRAGLNVVCGWNRPEYEALGGDLAYDHESRYAYGQEWFEVIRKLWREEKAFNWDGNFFKLKDTYGLPLPLQQDIPIFNAAGSGEGRDFAIRNADFLFTSAITLERSAKEIVELKQKALDAARQKALNILTFSYVVCRPTRAEAEEYHHYYSQQNADWAAVDNIIRLMFENAESFPKDQLKLIRDRFSAGHGGFPLVGTPDDVADGLEQLYRTGFSGTTLSFTDYVSEFPYFRDEVLPRLEARGLREPFRPYDSAAGEAA, from the coding sequence ATGGCAAACACTAAAGTAAACCGGATCCTGAATAACAATAAGTTTAAATTGGGTTTCTTTGCAGCGAACTGCTCCGGCGGTATGGCTGTCACCAAAATTGAAGATCGCTGGAACAACTCCTGGGAAAACAACCTGAAAATGGCGCAGCTCGCCGATGAAGCCGGGATCGAGTTTCTGCTGCCGATCGCCCGCTGGATCGGCTACGGTGGCGAAACCAACTTCCACGGCAACGTGCTGGAGACCGTCACCTGGGCCTCCGCGCTGCTTGCGGCAACTCGCCATATCAGCGTCTTTTCTACCGTTCATACCTCTTTTAACCATCCGGTGGTGGTGGCAAAACAGCTGGCGACGATGGATCACATCGGCCAGGGTCGCGCGGGGCTGAACGTGGTTTGCGGCTGGAACCGCCCGGAATATGAAGCGCTGGGCGGCGACCTCGCCTACGATCACGAAAGCCGCTACGCCTACGGCCAGGAGTGGTTTGAGGTGATCCGTAAACTGTGGCGCGAAGAGAAAGCCTTCAACTGGGACGGCAATTTCTTCAAGCTGAAAGACACCTACGGTCTGCCGTTACCGCTGCAACAAGACATCCCGATTTTTAACGCCGCCGGTTCCGGCGAAGGGCGCGATTTCGCCATTCGCAACGCCGATTTCCTGTTCACCTCCGCCATCACCCTGGAGCGCTCCGCAAAAGAGATTGTCGAGTTGAAGCAGAAGGCCCTCGATGCCGCACGCCAGAAAGCGCTCAATATTCTGACCTTCTCCTACGTCGTCTGCCGCCCAACCCGCGCGGAAGCCGAGGAGTATCACCACTACTATTCCCAGCAGAACGCCGACTGGGCAGCGGTGGATAACATTATTCGTCTGATGTTCGAGAACGCCGAATCGTTCCCGAAAGATCAGCTCAAACTGATTCGCGACCGCTTCTCTGCCGGCCACGGCGGCTTCCCGCTGGTCGGGACGCCGGACGATGTCGCCGACGGCCTGGAGCAGCTGTATCGTACCGGTTTCTCCGGCACCACGCTGTCGTTCACCGACTATGTCAGCGAGTTCCCCTATTTCCGCGACGAAGTGCTGCCGCGCCTGGAAGCCCGTGGCCTGCGTGAGCCGTTCCGTCCGTATGATTCCGCCGCAGGAGAAGCCGCATGA
- a CDS encoding flavin reductase family protein — MSSLSADEFKLGMRQLTLPVAVITVHSDEQRNGLTASSFCSVSVDPPRVLLCVGKSASAHRQLNVGEGIGINVLASEQLDHAMRFASKAFHGEQRFSQGKWYPLKSGAPMLEGTAVSFDCVVDQIIDDTTHSIVTATVVAVERNDRDCLLYRNGAPVQTRRIA, encoded by the coding sequence ATGAGTTCTCTGTCCGCTGATGAGTTCAAACTGGGCATGCGTCAACTGACGCTGCCGGTGGCGGTGATTACCGTCCATTCCGACGAGCAGCGTAACGGCTTAACCGCCTCGTCGTTCTGCTCGGTGAGCGTCGATCCACCGCGCGTGTTGCTCTGCGTTGGCAAAAGCGCCAGCGCCCATCGCCAGCTGAACGTTGGCGAGGGGATTGGCATCAACGTGCTGGCCAGTGAACAGCTCGACCACGCCATGCGTTTCGCCAGTAAAGCGTTTCATGGCGAGCAGCGCTTCAGCCAGGGAAAGTGGTATCCGCTGAAGTCGGGCGCGCCAATGCTGGAAGGCACCGCAGTGAGCTTCGACTGCGTGGTGGATCAGATCATTGATGACACCACCCACAGCATCGTTACCGCCACGGTCGTCGCCGTTGAGCGGAACGACCGCGATTGTCTGCTCTATCGCAACGGTGCGCCAGTGCAGACCCGTCGTATCGCCTAA
- a CDS encoding SphA family protein: MSVSFTRLSRRVGGLLALILLAHAPAEAATPSVAEPAGINLGLTSFFDGFPAAAPGQLSYLGYYRYTHANAIKDSAGNKIDAFGKSNVDTWLTSHQFLYTFAHSPFENASLGLDLIIPIVGFHTDFGDAPAKLQANDAGFGDIFIGTYLQINPVMDAQGTPLFAQRFEIGFNVPTGKYDAKQDINPGANQWSFTPTWAATWLFAPRSSLNWRLQYLVNFNNTNPASSAPLDWKGESVQRTRAGQLAWLNFAAEYEVAPKWHLGINGYYLKQISDDKVNGDDLPNSREQVLGIGPGLMWNHSANNTLTLNFYTETAVENRLRNSAIVNLFYIHGF, encoded by the coding sequence ATGTCCGTATCGTTTACCAGGCTCTCTCGCAGAGTCGGGGGGCTTCTTGCGCTCATTTTACTGGCCCATGCTCCGGCAGAAGCCGCTACACCGTCGGTGGCGGAGCCTGCTGGCATCAACCTCGGCCTGACCAGCTTTTTTGACGGCTTCCCGGCGGCCGCGCCGGGACAGCTGTCCTATCTGGGCTATTATCGCTATACCCATGCGAATGCGATTAAAGACAGCGCCGGGAATAAAATAGATGCCTTTGGCAAAAGCAATGTGGATACCTGGCTAACCAGCCACCAATTTCTCTATACCTTTGCACACTCCCCGTTTGAGAATGCCTCGCTGGGTTTAGACCTGATTATTCCGATCGTCGGCTTTCATACCGATTTCGGCGATGCTCCGGCAAAATTGCAGGCCAATGACGCTGGGTTTGGCGATATTTTTATCGGCACCTATCTGCAAATTAACCCGGTGATGGATGCGCAGGGCACGCCGCTGTTTGCCCAGCGTTTTGAAATCGGCTTCAACGTACCCACCGGAAAATATGACGCGAAGCAGGACATTAATCCGGGGGCGAACCAGTGGTCGTTTACGCCAACCTGGGCCGCCACCTGGCTCTTTGCCCCGCGCTCCTCGTTAAACTGGCGTTTACAGTATCTGGTGAACTTCAATAATACCAACCCGGCCAGCAGCGCCCCGCTGGACTGGAAAGGCGAAAGCGTACAACGCACCCGCGCCGGTCAGCTGGCCTGGCTCAACTTTGCTGCCGAATATGAAGTGGCTCCCAAGTGGCATCTGGGTATTAACGGCTATTATCTGAAGCAAATTTCCGACGATAAAGTGAATGGCGATGACCTACCAAACTCCCGCGAGCAGGTATTAGGCATTGGCCCCGGGCTGATGTGGAATCATTCGGCCAATAACACCCTGACGCTAAACTTCTACACCGAAACGGCGGTAGAAAACCGGCTCAGAAACAGCGCGATCGTGAACCTATTTTATATTCATGGGTTTTAA
- the yjfF gene encoding galactofuranose ABC transporter, permease protein YjfF gives MIKRNLPLMITLAVFVLGYLYCLTQFPGFASTRVICNILTDNAFLGIIAVGMTFVILSGGIDLSVGSVIAFTGVFLAKAIGFWGISPLVAFPLVLVMGCAFGAFMGLLIDALKIPAFIITLAGMFFLRGVSYLVSEESIPINHPVYDTLSSLAWMIPGGGRLSAMGLLMLLVVVAGIFMAHRTRFGNQVYAIGGSATSANLMGISTRSTTIRIYMLSTGLATLAGIVFSIYTQAGYALAGVGVELDAIASVVIGGTLLSGGVGTVLGTLFGVAIQGLIQTYINFDGTLSSWWTKIAIGILLFVFIALQRGLTVLWENRQSSPVTRVNNVPANHAGATDKW, from the coding sequence ATGATAAAACGTAATTTACCGTTAATGATCACTCTGGCGGTGTTTGTGCTGGGCTATCTCTACTGCCTGACCCAATTTCCCGGCTTTGCCTCGACGCGGGTGATTTGCAATATCCTGACCGATAACGCTTTCCTTGGGATCATTGCTGTCGGCATGACCTTTGTGATCCTCTCCGGCGGGATCGATCTGTCGGTGGGATCGGTGATCGCGTTTACCGGGGTATTTCTTGCCAAAGCGATCGGTTTTTGGGGGATCTCGCCGCTGGTGGCGTTTCCGCTGGTGTTGGTGATGGGCTGCGCCTTTGGCGCGTTTATGGGGCTACTGATTGATGCGCTGAAGATCCCTGCTTTTATTATCACTCTCGCCGGAATGTTTTTCCTGCGCGGCGTCAGTTACCTGGTCTCCGAAGAGTCTATTCCTATTAATCACCCGGTCTATGACACCCTTTCCAGCCTGGCATGGATGATTCCCGGTGGCGGTCGCCTGAGCGCTATGGGGCTGCTGATGCTGCTGGTGGTGGTTGCCGGGATTTTTATGGCTCACCGCACCCGCTTTGGCAATCAGGTTTACGCCATCGGCGGCAGCGCCACCTCGGCGAACCTGATGGGGATCTCGACGCGTAGCACCACGATCCGCATCTATATGCTCTCCACCGGGCTGGCGACGCTGGCGGGAATTGTCTTCTCCATTTATACCCAGGCAGGCTATGCGCTGGCGGGCGTTGGCGTTGAACTGGACGCCATTGCTTCAGTGGTTATTGGTGGCACGTTGTTAAGTGGTGGGGTAGGAACGGTGCTGGGCACGCTGTTTGGCGTGGCGATTCAGGGGCTGATTCAGACGTACATCAACTTCGACGGTACCCTGAGTTCATGGTGGACCAAAATCGCCATCGGGATCCTGCTGTTTGTCTTTATTGCGCTTCAGCGCGGCCTGACGGTGCTGTGGGAGAATCGGCAGAGTTCGCCGGTGACACGAGTGAATAACGTGCCAGCCAATCATGCTGGTGCGACCGATAAGTGGTGA
- the ytfT gene encoding galactofuranose ABC transporter, ATP-binding protein YtfT has product MMPRSVPKTGQPKRRFSWPKGMPQIIALLLVLVVDSLVAPHFYQIVLQEGRLFGSPIDILNRAAPVALLAIGMTLVIATGGIDLSVGAVMAIAGATAASMTVAGHSLPVVLLASLAAGALAGLWNGILVAILKIQPFVATLILMVAGRGVAQLITSGQIVTFDSPHLAWLGSGSLLLFPTPVIIAIVTLALFWLFTRKTALGMFIEAVGINIRAAKNAGVNTRIVVMLAYVLSGVCAAIAGIIVAADIRGADANNAGLWLELDAILAVVIGGGSLMGGRFNLLLSMVGALIIQGMNTGILLSGFPPELNQVVKAVVVLCVLIVQSPRFISLLKGMRGHDKT; this is encoded by the coding sequence ATGATGCCTCGATCTGTTCCGAAAACCGGCCAGCCAAAACGACGCTTTAGCTGGCCAAAAGGGATGCCGCAAATTATTGCGCTGCTGTTGGTGCTGGTTGTTGATAGCCTGGTGGCCCCGCATTTCTACCAGATAGTGTTGCAGGAAGGGCGGCTGTTCGGCAGCCCGATTGATATTTTGAACCGCGCTGCGCCGGTAGCCCTGCTGGCGATCGGCATGACGCTGGTTATCGCTACCGGTGGGATTGACCTGTCTGTGGGCGCGGTGATGGCGATTGCTGGAGCCACGGCGGCGTCGATGACCGTGGCGGGGCACAGCCTGCCGGTTGTGCTGCTGGCATCGCTGGCGGCCGGTGCGCTGGCGGGTCTGTGGAACGGAATTCTGGTGGCAATACTGAAGATCCAGCCGTTTGTCGCCACGCTGATCCTGATGGTGGCCGGACGAGGAGTTGCCCAACTGATCACTTCCGGGCAGATAGTAACCTTTGATTCTCCACATCTGGCCTGGCTCGGCAGCGGATCTCTGCTGCTGTTCCCGACGCCGGTGATCATTGCCATCGTTACGCTGGCGCTATTCTGGTTATTTACCCGCAAGACCGCGCTGGGGATGTTTATTGAAGCAGTGGGCATTAACATCCGTGCGGCGAAAAATGCCGGGGTGAATACCCGCATCGTGGTGATGCTGGCCTACGTATTAAGCGGCGTTTGTGCGGCCATCGCCGGGATTATCGTCGCGGCGGATATTCGCGGTGCCGATGCCAATAACGCCGGATTATGGCTGGAGCTGGACGCTATTCTGGCGGTGGTGATCGGCGGCGGCTCGCTGATGGGCGGACGCTTTAACCTGCTGCTCTCGATGGTCGGGGCGCTGATCATCCAGGGGATGAATACCGGGATCCTGCTGTCAGGATTTCCGCCGGAGCTTAATCAGGTAGTTAAAGCGGTGGTGGTGCTGTGCGTACTGATTGTCCAGTCGCCGCGCTTTATCAGCTTACTGAAGGGGATGCGCGGCCATGATAAAACGTAA
- the ytfR gene encoding galactofuranose ABC transporter, ATP-binding protein YtfR yields MNGESHQEILRTEGLSKFFPGVKALDDVNFSLRRGEIMALLGENGAGKSTLIKALTGVYHADRGAIWLEGQAISPKNTAHAQQLGIGTVYQEVNLLPNMSVADNLFIGREPRRFGLLRRKEMEKRATALMESYGFSLDVREPLNRFSVAMQQIVAICRAIDLSAKVLILDEPTASLDTQEVEMLFTLMRQLRDSGVSLIFVTHFLDQVYAVSDRITVLRNGGFVGCRETRELPQIELVKMMLGRELEHNALQRAGRTLLSDKPVAAFEDFGKKGTIAPFNLQVRPGEIVGLAGLLGSGRTETAEVIFGIKPADSGKAWIKGKPQTLRSPHQASCLGIGFCPEDRKTDGIIAAASVRENIILALQAQRGWLRPIGRREQNEIAERFIRQLGIRTPSAEQPIEFLSGGNQQKVLLSRWLLTKPQFLILDEPTRGIDVGAHAEIIRLIETLCADGLALLVISSELEELVGYADRVIIMRDRQQVAELALSELSVPAIMNAIAA; encoded by the coding sequence ATGAACGGCGAATCACATCAGGAAATCCTTCGTACCGAAGGGCTAAGCAAATTTTTCCCCGGCGTGAAAGCGCTGGATGACGTTAATTTCAGCCTGCGCCGGGGCGAAATCATGGCTCTGTTAGGCGAAAACGGCGCGGGTAAATCCACTCTGATTAAAGCGCTCACCGGCGTTTATCACGCCGATCGCGGGGCTATCTGGCTGGAAGGTCAGGCGATTTCACCGAAGAATACCGCCCATGCCCAGCAGTTGGGGATCGGCACCGTTTACCAGGAAGTGAACCTGCTGCCCAATATGTCGGTGGCGGATAATCTGTTTATTGGTCGCGAACCACGCCGTTTTGGTCTGCTGAGGCGCAAAGAGATGGAAAAGCGTGCCACGGCGCTGATGGAATCCTACGGTTTTTCCCTCGACGTGCGCGAGCCCCTCAACCGCTTTTCGGTCGCGATGCAGCAGATAGTTGCTATCTGCCGGGCGATCGACCTGTCAGCAAAAGTGTTAATTCTTGATGAACCCACCGCCAGCCTGGATACCCAGGAGGTGGAGATGCTATTTACTCTGATGCGCCAGCTGCGCGATAGCGGCGTCAGCCTGATTTTTGTCACCCATTTCCTCGACCAGGTTTATGCCGTTAGCGACCGGATCACCGTTTTGCGTAATGGCGGCTTCGTCGGCTGCCGGGAAACCCGCGAGCTGCCGCAAATCGAACTGGTAAAAATGATGCTCGGCCGCGAGCTGGAGCATAACGCCCTGCAGCGTGCGGGCCGCACTCTGCTAAGCGACAAACCGGTTGCCGCCTTCGAGGATTTTGGCAAAAAAGGCACCATCGCCCCGTTTAATCTGCAGGTTCGCCCCGGGGAAATCGTCGGCCTGGCGGGGCTGCTAGGCTCAGGACGCACGGAAACCGCTGAGGTCATTTTCGGCATCAAACCCGCCGACAGCGGCAAAGCGTGGATCAAAGGCAAACCGCAAACCCTGCGCTCGCCGCATCAGGCCTCCTGCCTTGGAATCGGCTTTTGCCCGGAAGATCGTAAAACCGACGGCATTATTGCCGCCGCCTCGGTGCGGGAAAATATCATTCTCGCGCTCCAGGCACAGCGCGGTTGGCTGCGCCCGATTGGCCGACGCGAGCAAAATGAGATTGCCGAGCGCTTTATTCGCCAGCTGGGTATTCGTACCCCCAGCGCCGAGCAGCCGATCGAGTTCCTCTCCGGTGGTAATCAGCAGAAGGTGCTGCTCTCCCGCTGGCTGCTGACCAAACCACAGTTCCTGATCCTCGATGAGCCGACTCGCGGTATCGACGTGGGTGCCCATGCGGAGATCATCCGACTGATTGAAACCTTGTGCGCCGATGGTCTGGCGCTGCTGGTTATCTCTTCGGAGCTGGAAGAACTGGTAGGTTACGCCGATCGGGTGATTATCATGCGCGATCGTCAGCAGGTGGCGGAGCTGGCTCTGAGCGAGCTCTCCGTCCCGGCGATCATGAACGCTATTGCGGCATAA